The window GGTAGAGCAGTTTCTATGGAGCAGGTAACACATGTATTTGGCAAACATGATAAAAGTGAATTCTGTTATCTTGACAAGTTCTGAAACATAATCCTCCCTAGGACTCCGGAGCATGTCTGAGTGGCACACAGAGACAAGTTGTCCTGGTCACGTTGCTCTCTCTGTTGCCTTCATGGAACAGTCTGGAATATACTGTATAGTTTATGTAATCTGTCAAATAGACTAGTTTCTACACCTTGAATCTCAATTAGGGACATTTAGAATGATAATCAACTGGAACATGGCTCTATCGGTACTGATTAACGGTTAAAGTGAATTGAATACAGCCATATCGCTGTGTTAGTGCATTGACTGGTCTTAGGGTCTGAGGGCTATGGCAACCAACTGCTGCAGtacaggaaggaaggaaagaaggacagaaagaaggaaggagaggagggtttGTGATAAATACTGATGGAGGTTAAATCCTCTGAGCTTTACACCTTTATACCTTTCAATCCTGAAGAAAAAGCTTTCAACACACTGCCTGCCCTAAAACCATGAATAGAAATGCATGTccttggggcctcccgagtggggcagtgtTGCGgggtcactacagcctggggttcgatcccagtgtcaggggttaggggagggCCCGGCTTTGGGGggatttacttggctcatcgcgctggGGGCGGCTGGACCCCTGAAGGTTGCGTTAGGCTTCCAGGTTAATTGGGTGGGTGTTAATCTCTACAGGATTGGTGGGATgtttgagctaacataggctaatgaagttgtaagtaacaagaacatttcccaggacatagacatatctgatattggcagaaaactTAAGAGTTAATCTATTGCACatgtacagtagctattacagtgaaagaaaaccatgctattgtttaaggagagtgcacagttatgaacatgataatttattaataaaccaattaggcacatttgggcagtcttgatacaacagtttgaacagaaatgcaatggttcattggatcagtctaaaacgttgcacatacagactgatgccatctagtggccaaaatcaaaattgtgcctgggctggaataatacattatggcctttctcttacgTTTCAAAGATGATCTTACAAACCACAtggtttttctttgtattatcttttaccagatctattgtgttatactctcctacattcatttcacatttccacaaacttcaaagtgttttgtttcaaatggtatcaagaatatgcacatCCTTGCTTTAGTTCCTGAGGTACAGGCTGGGTATGTTAttttaggcaaaaaaaaaaaaaaaaaagggatcCAATCCATTTTAAGATGCGcggtttggcaggtcatgtttcagaggacgcatgacttgaccttcaCCGCCCGTTGgtgagttgtagcgatgagacaagatcgtaatcaagaaattggggagaaaaagagggtaCATTTTTTTTATGTCTTTCCTTTCTCAACATCCACCCACTCCACCAACCTCTACCTCAGTCCGCCTCCACCCCATCTCTATCCAAGCCCCATCAACCTCTATCCCAGCCCCAGCACCAGCCCCACCCCATCTCTACCCACCCCACAACTACCCCAGTCCCACTCCACCAACCTCTACCCCAGTCCCACTCCACCCACTTCTACCCCAGTCCACCTCCACCCACCTCTATCCCAGTCCACCTCCACCCACCTCTACCCCAGTCCACCTCCACCCACCTCTACCCCAGTCCCACTCCATCCACCTCGACCCCAGTCCACCTCCACCCACCTCTATCCCAGTCCACCTCCACCCACCTCTACCCCAGTCCACCGCCACCCACCTCTACCCCAGTCCCACCCCACCCACCTCTACCCCAGTCCACCTCCACCCACCTCTACTCCAGTCCACCTCCACCCACCTCTACCCCAGTCCCGTTCCACCCACCTCTACCCCAGTCCCACTCCACCCACCTCTACCCCAGTCCCACTCCACCCACCCACCTCtatcccagtcccagtcccactccACCAACCTCTAATCCCAGTCCCACTCCACCcacctctaccccagtccccctCCACCCACCTCTACCCCAGTCCCACTCCACCCTCTCCACCGCTATGCCagtcccctttcccttccccttccacTCCACCTCAACCCCAATCTACTTCCCCTGTCCATTAACATCATGTGTCCATTGAGGGTCAACACTAGAAATCTCGTCTCCTTTCCGAGGTAGAACCCGGTCCAGGAGTTAGGAAAAAGGCTGAAACCCCCTGAAGCAAAGAGACTGGAGGTCACCAGAGGTCACACTCCTTTAGCCCAGGagctgtctctctatgtctctctccctctctgtctctgtctctgtctctgtctctctctctctctctctctctctctctctctctctctccctctctgtctctctctccccctctctccctctgtctcttttttctctccctctgtctccctctctctctctttctttctctgtctctctatctcctctctctctcctcctctcttccccggGTTGAGGGTTTCTGAGTCCGCTGAGAGGAGTGTGTGAAAAGGCACAATACAGGTCCCTCGACGCTGCCGCCACGGCAGCGAATGTGTGAGAAGAGGCCTACATTTGATGCCTGACTGACCAAATCTTCTTCTGAATAGTCGCTGCTATTCCCCCGTGAGGTCTGTAGCGGTGCCAGAGGGGGCGAGAGGGGGGGCACGAGAgacaagatggagagaggaaggttCAGTAATTGTATCAAGGTCTGTTGAGATTTTCTCAAACGGCTCTCGGTAAAAGGAATGGGGTCCCATGGTACAGGAAGCAACTCCTGCAGAATAACCCCAAAACACTGTGCACTCagatatgaataacattccatttAGCACATGAAAGCCCATATATTGAATACAACACCTTTACTGTCCCCAACTCCATCTATTTTTCAACACGAATATGAAAATCTGTTTATTCCTGCGTAGGGTTTAGATTAGATTTCGACTAAGAATGTGTTGTTTTATGGTGTTTATGGTGTCCAGTTTTAGCGACTCTAAACTTGGAGTGTCTTCATCCATTTTGACATTGTTACATATAAAGGTTTCTTTGTCCATTTATCAATATAAACATAGATATTATAACTTATCTGGTAAGAAAGTACCTACACaagtacctacagttgaagtcggaagtttaaatacaccttagccaactaaatttaaactcagtttttctcaattcacgacattttatcctagtaaaaattccctgtctcaggtcagttagaattgccactttattttaagaatgtgaaatctcagaataatagtagagataattatttatttcagcttttatttctttcatcacattcccagtgggtctgaatattacatacactcaattagtatttgatagcattgcctttaaattgtttaacttgggtcaaacatttcaggtagccttccacaagcttcccaaaataagttgggtgaattttggcccattcctcctgacagagctggtgtaactgaggtaggtttgtaggcctccttgcttgcacacactttttcagttctgccaacaaatgttctataggattgaggtcagggctttgtgatggccactccaataccttgactttgttgtctttaagccattttaccacaactttggaagtatgcttggggtcattgtccatttggaagacccatctgcgaccaagctttaacttcctgactcatgtcttgagatgttgcttcaatatatccacataatttcccctcctcatgatatcatctattttgtgaaatgcaccagtctcTATGTAAGGATTTAAtgaagggttaggtttaggtaccTTGTACTTATATAAAGAATTAATAAAGGGTTAGGTACCTAGTACCTATATAAGGACTTAATAAAGCATACATGCCACATGCATTATTATTCTCTATAAAGCAGAATGGCTAGCTTTATCTTCAGTGCCTATTGTCAAGCTGAATGGCTAGCTTACTTTATTTTCAGTGCCTATTGTCAAGCTGAATGGCTAGCTTACTTTATTTTCAGTACCTATTGTCAAGCTGAATAGCTAGCTTACTTTATCTTCAGTACCTATTGTCAAGCTGAATAGCTAGCTTACTTTATCTTCAGTGCCTATTGTCAAGCTGAATGATTAGCTTACTTTATTTGCAGTGCCTATTGTCAAGCTGAATGGCTAGCTTACTTTATTTTCAGTACCTTTTGTTAACTGAATGGCTAGCTTACTTTATCTTCCGTGCCTATTGTTAAGCTGAATGGCTAGCTTACTTTATTTTCAGTACCTATTGTCAAGCTGAATAGCTAGCTTACTTTATCTTCTGTGCCTATTGTCAAGCTGAATGGCTAGCTTACTTTATTTTCAGTACCTATTGTCAAGCTGAATAGCTAGCTTACTTTATTTTCAGTACCTATTGTCAAGCTGAATGGCTAGTTTACTTTATTTTCAGTGCCTATTGTCAAGCAGAATGGCTAGCTTTATCTTCAGTGCCAATTGTCAAGCTGAATGGCTAGCTTACTTTATCTTCAGAACCTATTGTCAAGCGTCTTCGTCATcggttctgtctccctctccggtgACTTCTACCTCGGGATCAGATCCTGGAGCTCCCACCCTCACCAGACCTTGACGTTTCCTGAGAGACCGGCCCATTCAAACATCTTGGTCCCAAAGTCAAAAACAAAGCTACcaaggagcacgagtacaggaaataacaaggctgcttcagactgttctaccacagatTTGTATTTCCTTTATTTAAAACCTCTAATGGATAggggagacgctagcgtctcaactggccaattgccaggggaaatgcagagcgccagattcaaataaaatgctataaaattcaaatGTTCATTAAATCACagatgtaagatactcaattaaagctacactcgttgtgaatccagccaacgtgtcagatttaaaaaatgcttttcggcgaaagcataagaagctattatctgatagcctggaACATCTGCACTAGGAGTAAACAAAGGAGCTAGcatagcaggcgctacacaaaacactgaaataaaatataaaacatgcattacctttgacaagctttttttgttggcactccaatatgtcccataaacatcacaattggtccttttttgcgattaattccgtccatatatatcgaaaatatccatttataaagcgcgtttgattcagaaaataaCAGCTTACAAAAAcccaacgtcactacaaaatatttcaaaagttgcctataaactttgccaaaatatttcaaactacttttttaatacaacgttaggtatttACGTttacgttaataagcgatcaataagcgatcaaattgtagacccggcaatctgtattcaatacaggaaCAAAAAGAAACCAGCACTGCTTTTTACGTCTTgagcaactcacaaaagtgtccccagttccgagtttGCCTACTTCTTCAtaacacaaaggaataacctcaaccatattCCAAAGACTGCCGACATCatgtggaagcggtaggaactgaaaacatgTTCCTATTAAATATCCAAAGGCAAAGACAATATAATGAACAGAGAAGGGGGGGAAAaatcctcagggttttgcctgctacataagttctgttatactcacagacatgattcaaacagttttagaaacgtcagagtgttttccatccaaatctactaaccatatgcatatcttatattcttggcatgagtagggGTCTGGGGCCACACAGTGTGtagtgaaatctgtgaatgtattgttatgttttaaaaaatgtattccaGTAGTAACCTGCTAAGAGCCTTAactttgctggaccccaggaagagtggctgctgccttgacaggaacaaatggggatccataataaaccccaggaagagtaactgctgccttggcaggaactaatggggatccataataaatacaaagtaCATGTAGAATCAAGTACATGTTGAATCAAGTACATGCAGAATCAAGTAGAAGTATAATCAAGTACATGCAGAATCAAGTACATGCAGAATCAAGTAGAAGTAGAATCAAGTACATGCTGAATCAAGAACATGCAGCATCATGTAGAAGTATAATCAAGTACATGCAGAATCAAGTACATTTAGAATCAAGTAGAAGTAGAATCAAGTACATGCAGAATCAAGTACATGCAGAATCAAGTACATGCAGAATCAAGTAAATGCAGAATCAAGTACATGCAGAATCAAGTACATGCAGAATCATGTACATGCAGAATCAAGTTGTATTCAGACCTTATCATTTTTCAATGCATTTTAGTCATTgaagcagatgctcttatccagaccgACTTACATCAGTATtagggtttaagtgccttgctcatgggcacaTCGACACATTTTTCACCCAGTCTGCTCAGGGGTTAGAACCATCAACTTTTCgattactagcccaacactcttaactgaTGGGCTGCCTGCCTCCTACAGGAAAAATAAAACCATTTGATATTGTTATTTCTATTTACACTGTATGGATATAGTTGGAAGTTTGTGTGCTTTGACAAtaggcctgtgtgtgtatgcgtgtgtgtgtgtgtgtgcgtgtcatcGTTGTGACATGTGATGGTTCCCAGCCCGGGCCTCCCCTCAGTGATTGACAGGTTGTAGATTGCCTCCATCCAGAcatgacacacatgcacacacacacacacacacacacacacagacacacacacacacacacacacacacacacacacagacacacacacacacacacacacacacacacacacatacacacacacatacacacacacacacacacacgcacacagaacaGTCAATGCCCACCTTGTGTGTCTTTCTGCCTCACTGACATATAAACCTTTCAAACCAAACCGTTTTTCTGCCAGCTACAGCATCCCACCAGCTTTTTTCTACCTTTTCTTTATATCTGAAAGGTGTTGCCGGTATCAAATCCGAAACTTTCGTGTCTGCGAACTGACCTAGTCACGATTGAAATACATTTCTGCCTATGGCTTAATGTGAAATGTAGCTGAAATGCTCAGGCAGCATTGGCATGCACTACGCTCTGAAGCTCTTGATGGTTGCTAGGCAACACCCATTACTACTATCCTCCTGGCAGTTCTAAATGCACTATACTCTAAAGCTCTTGATGGTTGCTAGGCAGCACCCATTACTACTATCATCCTGGCAGTTCTAAATGCACTACACTCTAAAGCTCTTGATTGTTGCTAGGCAACACCCAGTACTACTCTCCTCATGGCAGATCTAAATGCACTACACTCTAAAGCTCTTGATTGTTGCTAGGCAACACCCAGTACTACTATCCTCCTGGCAGTTCTAAATGCACTACACTCTAAAGCTCTTGATGGTTGCTAGGCAGCACCCATTACTACTATCCTCCTGGCAGTTCTAAATGCACTACACTCTAAAGCTCTTGATGGTTGCTAGGCAGCACCCATTACTACTATCCTCCTGGCAGTTCTTTACTTTGCAAGGCACGTCACTTCACCCATCTATCTGCATAGCCCACCACATGCACTGTTTTCTAACCACATCTGGATGGCTtcataacaaattactatgggaataaatatcactgaatgacagaaaTGTTTGAATAAAGTCATCCAATATTTATAACACATGAACCAATAGCCTACCTGTGTGTATTCAAATATTTCAGCAGCCTTTTGTGCTACTTTGAGACAAGCTTAGGGAGTCTTGAGAAATCAATCAGATATGTATTTTAGCTGAATAGATTTGTATTTTAACTGAAAATCAGTTTGGATATTTGTTAGTCTACAATTTGGCTGTGGAAATGTTGGCTAAATTGAGGTCCGTGCTAGTCATGATCATCTTGTCTAGTTCTCATTTTGCACTTTAGCTTAACAAGTGGATAATTTTACtcttcactcgctctctcttAGTAAGCCAGGCCTACTCCCTACCAAAAGCCTAGGACTCATCTGACTGACTCGCTCTCTcttagtgtaacggttttcttgacttgaaggagaggcggaccaaaatacagcgtggtttctattcatgcttctttaataaagactctacacatgaacaaactaacaaaacaagaaacgtgaaaacccaaaacagccctatctgatgcaaacacagagacaggaacaatcacccacaaaacccaacaccaaacaggctacctaaatatggttcccaatcagagacaatgactaacacctgcctctgattgagaaccatatcaggccaaacatagaaatagacaaactagacatgtaacatagaatgcccactcagatcacaccctgaccaaacaaaacatagaaccaTACAGCAAACTATGGTCATGGTGTGACAGTACctcccccccaaggtgcggactccggccgccaaacctgaacctattggggagtgtctgggtgggcatctgtccgcggtggcggctctggtgctggacgtggcccccacttcaccatagtcttagtccgccccattgtccgcttccgtggcctcctaaccacggcgaccctaCTAAATGACCCCACtagacagaggggcagctcgggacagaggggcggcagctcgggacagaggggcggcagctcgggacagaggggctctggcgcctctgggctgaggggctctggcgcctctgggctgaggggctctggcgcctctgggctgaggggctctggcgcctctgggttgactggcggcccctggctgactggcggcccctggctgactggcggcactggcggcccctggctgactggcggcactggcggcccctggtaggctggcggcactggcggccccttgcagactggcggcactggcggccccttgcaAACTGGCGgtcccttgcagactggcggcactggcggccccttgcagactggcggcactggcggccccttgcagactggcggcactggcggccccttgcagactggcggcactggcggccccttgcagactggcggcactggcggctccttgcagactggcggcactggcggccccttgcagactggcggcaatggccgctccttgcagactggcggcactggcggcaccTTGCAGACTGgaggcactggcggctccttgcagactggcggcactggcggcgctggtcagactggtggcactggcggcgctgggcagactggcggcactggcggcgctgggcagactggcggcactggcggcgctgggcagactggcggcactggcggcgctgggcagactggcggcactggcggcgctgggcagacgggtggctcaggcggcgctgggcagacaggTGGCtaaggcggcgctgggcagacgggtagctcagatggcgctgggcagacgggaagctccggcaacgctggaggggaaggctctggcagcgctggactgaggagctctggcgcctctggaatgaggggctctggcgcctctggactgaggggcgggagctctggcagcgccgaacaggcgggagactccggctgcgctggagaggaggaaggctctagcagcgccggagaggcgggagactccggcagcgctggagaggcgggagcacctgtaaggatgagacggagagacagcctggtgcggggggctgccaccggagggctggtgcgtggaggtggtaccggatagaccggaccgtgcaggcgcactggagctcttgagcaccgagcctggccaaccttacccggttgaatggtcccggtcgccctgccagtgcggcgaggtggaatagcccgcactgggctatgcaggcgaaccggggacaccgtgcgcaaggctggtgccatgtaagtcggcccaaggagacgcactggagaccagatgcgtagagccggcttcatggcacttggctcgatgcccactcttgcccggccgatacgcggagctgttatgtaccgcaccgggctatgcacccgcactggggacaccgtgcgctccaccgcataacacggtgcctgcccggtctctctcgccccccggtaagcacaggaagttggcgcagttctcctacctggcttcgccacacttcctgtgtgccccttcccaataattttttggggctgactctcgggcttccatccacgccgccgtgctgaatcctcataccagcgcctctctacCTTCGCCGCCTCAAGCTTTTCTTTGGGGCgccgatattctccaggctgtgcccagggtccttttccgtccaattcgtcctcccatgtccattcctcctcgcgctgctcctgctgccgcttctcctgctgcaccttggggCGGCGACACTCCCCTGGTTTTTCCCAgagtcctctcccgtcgaggatttcttcCCAAGTCCAGAAGACTTTatttcgctgctcctgctgctgcccgttaccacgccgcttggtcctgttgtggtgggtgattctgtaacggttttcttgacttGAAGGAGAgacggaccaaaatgcagcgtggtttctattcatggttcttaataaagactctacacatgaacaaactaacaaaacaagaaacgtgaaaacccaaaacagccctatctggtacaaacacagagacaggaacaatcacccataaaacccaacaccaaacaggctacctaaatatggttcccaatcagagacaataactaacacctgcctctgattgagaaccatatcaggccaaacatagaaatagacaaactagacatgtaacatagaatgcccactcagatcacaccctgaccaaacaaaacattgcTCTCTCTTAGTAAACCAGGCCTCCTCCCTATCAAAAGCCTGGGACTCATCtgactcactcgctctctcttagTAAGCCAGGCCTACTCCCTACCAAAAGCCTGGGACTCATCTTACTCAATCAATGGGATGGTGTTTGACTGAATCTCTGTATATTTGGTTAATTCTCTGGCTGGGCAAATAAGTAGAGGTGGTAGCTCATCTATTTGTTTGTTCATCTATAGCGtttagcatgctataatgtagcataaatcactgatcagaaacatttagcatgctataatgtagcctaaatcactgatcagaaacatttagcatgctataatgtagcataaatcactgatcagaaacatttagcatgctataatgtagcataaatcactgatcagaaacatttaccatgctataatgtagcataaatcactgatcagaaacatttagcatgcgaTAATGTAGCataaatcactgatcagaaacatttagcatgctataatgtagcataaatcactgatcagaaacatttagcatgctataatgtagcataaatcactgatcagaaacatttaccatgctataatgtagcataaatcactgatcagaaacatttagcatgcgaTAATGTAGCataaatcactgatcagaaacatttagcatgcgaTAATGTAGCataaatcactgatcagaaacatttagcatgctataatgtagcataaatcactgatcagaaacatttagcatgctataatgtagcataaatcactgatcagaaacatttagcatgctataatgtagcctaaatcactgatcagaaacatttagcatgctataatgtagcataaatcactgatcagaaacatttagcatgctataatgtagcataaatcactgatcagaaacatttagcatgctataatgtagcataaatcactgatcagaaacatttaccatgctataatgtagcataaatcactgatcagaaacatttagcatgcgaTAATGTAGCataaatcactgatcagaaacatttagcatgcgaTAATGTAGCataaatcactgatcagaaacatttagcatgctataatgtagcataaatcactgatcagaaacatttagcatgctataatgtagcataaatcactgatcagaaacatttagcatgctataatgtagcctaaatcactgatcagaaacatttagcatgctataatgtagcataaatcactgatcagaaacatttagcatgctataatgtagcataaatcactgatcagaaacatttagcatgctataatgtagcATAAATCAAGTGTAGGTCTGTTGTTGTCCATTGAGTATAGGAAAGCCTGTTGAGGTTGTGAAATATGAACACCAGGCTCACATGCTTTTGAAAATATAGATTGCTATTATTTTCCATGGGTGTCAAGATGAAGACACTCTCAATGTAAGACCCTACGCCTGTTCCCTCACAAAGCAGAGTTAGAGTAGGAAAGATATGAGGCACAGTTAAAAAAGCATGTGGTTGCATTGGGCTCTGCTACAAAATATAACTTTTCTATATGACAGTGGATCCACATGTTGCCCGTGAAGCAAATTGTGTGGgaaaatattatttgtattttattctgttatatttCATGATTTTCTTAGCCTACTATAAACTATATGtggttgactgtgatcaggggagcctactgtaaactatatgtggttgactgtgatca of the Oncorhynchus clarkii lewisi isolate Uvic-CL-2024 unplaced genomic scaffold, UVic_Ocla_1.0 unplaced_contig_9792_pilon_pilon, whole genome shotgun sequence genome contains:
- the LOC139393696 gene encoding uncharacterized protein; the encoded protein is MRQDRNQEIGEKKRPQHQPHPISTHPTTTPVPLHQPLPQSHSTHFYPSPPPPTSIPVHLHPPLPQSTSTHLYPSPTPSTSTPVHLHPPLSQSTSTHLYPSPPPPTSTPVPPHPPLPQSTSTHLYSSPPPPTSTPVPFHPPLPQSHSTHLYPSPTPPTHLYPSPSPTPPTSNPSPTPPTSTPVPLHPPLPQSHSTLSTAMPVPFPFPFHSTSTPIYFPCPLTSCVH